The Kineothrix sp. MB12-C1 genome includes a window with the following:
- a CDS encoding flavin reductase, with protein MDFNVFRDMSYGVYVVSTMDGERPTGCIANSIMQITSNPPTVAISINHDNYTNECIDKNGNFTFSILAEDSDSGLIGRFGFCSGKDVDKFDEVNYEIVQGVPVVKSTCGYVVCKVIDKMETETHTVFLGEVLDGEVYDPSAQAMTYSYYHNVIKGKSPKNAPTYLQETKEEPVKVSESKVKYVCQVCGYVYEGDPLPEDFRCPVCSVGDDRFTRVEE; from the coding sequence ATGGATTTTAATGTTTTCAGAGATATGTCTTATGGGGTATATGTTGTTTCAACGATGGATGGAGAGCGTCCTACAGGTTGTATTGCTAATAGCATTATGCAGATTACATCCAACCCGCCAACAGTAGCGATAAGCATTAATCATGACAATTATACGAATGAGTGTATTGATAAGAACGGCAACTTCACATTTTCTATTCTTGCTGAGGATTCGGATTCCGGCTTAATCGGCAGATTCGGTTTCTGTTCAGGAAAAGACGTGGACAAGTTTGACGAAGTAAACTATGAAATTGTACAGGGAGTTCCTGTAGTGAAGTCTACATGTGGTTATGTAGTATGTAAGGTAATCGATAAGATGGAAACGGAAACGCATACAGTATTTCTTGGGGAAGTACTCGATGGAGAGGTATATGACCCATCTGCTCAGGCGATGACATATAGCTATTATCATAATGTAATCAAAGGGAAAAGCCCTAAAAATGCTCCTACTTATTTACAGGAGACAAAGGAAGAACCCGTAAAGGTTAGCGAAAGCAAGGTGAAATATGTGTGCCAAGTATGCGGTTATGTGTACGAAGGCGATCCGTTGCCGGAGGACTTCCGTTGTCCTGTTTGCAGTGTGGGAGATGATAGATTCACCCGCGTGGAAGAATAA
- a CDS encoding biotin transporter BioY: MEAVGATKNKTYQMVYIAVFAVLIAICSWISIPTMVPFTLQTFAVFLAVGVLGGKRGTLAVLVYILLGVIGVPVFAGFSAGVGALIGNTGGYIIGFLFTALIMWGMEKLFGRKSWVLIISMVLGLIACYAFGTAWFMIVYARNSGPIGLGTVLSWCVIPFIIPDIIKLSLASLLSKRLYKVIESI; this comes from the coding sequence ATGGAAGCAGTAGGAGCAACGAAGAATAAAACTTATCAAATGGTATACATAGCAGTGTTTGCAGTATTGATCGCGATTTGTTCGTGGATATCCATTCCCACTATGGTACCCTTTACTTTGCAGACCTTTGCAGTCTTTCTTGCAGTAGGTGTACTCGGAGGAAAGAGAGGTACTTTAGCAGTTCTCGTTTATATTTTGTTAGGAGTTATTGGAGTTCCGGTATTTGCCGGATTCTCTGCAGGTGTTGGAGCCCTCATCGGTAACACAGGGGGGTATATTATTGGGTTCTTGTTTACGGCATTAATTATGTGGGGCATGGAGAAGTTATTCGGCAGAAAGTCTTGGGTATTAATTATTTCCATGGTGCTAGGGTTAATAGCCTGCTATGCGTTTGGTACTGCATGGTTTATGATAGTATATGCGAGGAATTCAGGCCCGATTGGATTGGGAACGGTTCTTAGCTGGTGTGTTATTCCATTTATTATTCCCGATATTATAAAACTGAGCTTAGCATCTTTGTTGAGCAAACGGTTATATAAGGTAATTGAGTCCATATAA
- a CDS encoding ATP-binding protein, with product MKRTIIKIDADKCNGCGACISACHEDAIIMVDGKATLLRDDYCDGLGNCLPACPTDAISFEEREAAPFDEEAVKRNQALKAAQNSMPSGCPGTRTRMIERTSVNKEVEASTHKSEDIGSELMQWPVQIQLVPINAPYFDNANLLIAADCTAFAYGNFHREFIKNHVTVIGCPKLDMIDYSEKLTEIIRNNNIKSVKIIRMEVPCCGGIEAAAKQALQASGKFIPWQVVTVGTDGELLA from the coding sequence ATGAAAAGAACAATTATAAAAATTGATGCGGATAAATGTAACGGATGCGGAGCTTGTATATCAGCATGTCATGAGGATGCAATTATAATGGTAGATGGAAAAGCTACTTTATTACGCGATGATTATTGCGACGGTCTTGGCAACTGCCTTCCTGCCTGCCCTACGGATGCGATCAGCTTCGAAGAACGTGAGGCCGCACCTTTCGATGAAGAAGCGGTGAAACGTAATCAGGCGCTGAAAGCCGCACAGAATTCTATGCCTTCCGGATGCCCCGGCACACGTACAAGAATGATTGAAAGAACATCTGTTAATAAGGAAGTAGAAGCAAGCACTCACAAATCTGAGGATATCGGCAGCGAATTAATGCAATGGCCTGTTCAGATTCAGTTAGTGCCTATCAATGCACCTTACTTTGATAATGCCAATCTTTTGATTGCTGCAGATTGTACTGCATTTGCTTACGGCAATTTTCACCGTGAATTCATTAAAAATCATGTTACTGTTATCGGCTGCCCTAAGTTGGATATGATAGATTATAGTGAAAAGTTAACGGAAATCATTAGAAATAATAATATTAAAAGCGTTAAGATTATACGTATGGAAGTTCCCTGTTGCGGCGGAATCGAAGCTGCTGCTAAGCAAGCGCTTCAGGCCAGCGGGAAATTTATTCCTTGGCAGGTAGTGACCGTAGGAACTGACGGAGAATTACTTGCATAA
- a CDS encoding sugar ABC transporter ATP-binding protein yields the protein MGEYIVEIDGVSKCFPGVLALDNVNFNLKEGEVLALLGENGAGKSTLMKILSGVYEKDSGTIRIRGEEVHDMSPKRAQELGVAIIHQELNMCSHLTVAENIFLGREKTKSGILSDREMEKQAKSILDKLNMDISPDTVVGDLAVSKQQMVEIAKALSTDAKILIMDEPTSALTSKEIDDLFRIIKQLKAEGCAIVYISHRLEELRHIVDRVTILRDGQYITSMDFADTNLEEIIANMVGREIKEKFPRVVCERGKKIFEVKNLNAGKMVRDVSFDLYEGEIVGIAGLMGAGRTETTRAIFGVDVKESGEIILDGKTVVIHKPMDAIKAGIVLAPEDRKKDGLCTKLSIKENISLPNLDILCDKLGIVNRKKEKAMTMKAVNDLRIKTPNTEINAGSLSGGNQQKVVVGKWLARNSRVVIFDEPTRGIDVAAKVEIYNLMNELKKQGIGVLFVSSEMPEVMGISDRIIIMCDGKVTGEINTEDATQDAILKYATSFEKKVAARA from the coding sequence ATGGGAGAATATATCGTTGAAATAGACGGAGTAAGTAAATGTTTCCCGGGTGTATTGGCTCTGGATAATGTCAACTTCAACTTGAAGGAAGGGGAAGTACTGGCACTTCTTGGAGAAAACGGAGCCGGTAAATCTACCCTTATGAAAATCTTAAGCGGTGTCTATGAAAAGGATTCAGGAACCATAAGGATTCGAGGGGAGGAAGTGCATGATATGTCTCCCAAAAGAGCTCAGGAACTCGGAGTTGCCATTATACATCAGGAATTAAATATGTGCTCTCATTTAACGGTGGCAGAAAATATCTTCTTAGGAAGAGAGAAAACAAAATCCGGTATTCTTTCCGATAGGGAAATGGAGAAACAAGCTAAAAGCATATTGGATAAGTTGAATATGGATATCTCACCCGATACCGTAGTGGGAGATCTTGCGGTATCAAAGCAGCAGATGGTGGAAATAGCGAAAGCGCTCTCCACGGATGCTAAGATATTGATTATGGATGAGCCGACAAGTGCCCTTACATCCAAGGAAATTGATGATTTATTCCGTATTATCAAGCAATTGAAAGCGGAAGGATGTGCCATCGTATATATTTCACATAGGCTTGAGGAACTCCGGCATATTGTGGATAGAGTTACCATTCTAAGGGATGGGCAGTACATAACGAGTATGGATTTCGCGGATACGAATCTGGAAGAAATAATAGCCAATATGGTAGGGCGTGAAATTAAAGAGAAGTTCCCGAGAGTAGTTTGTGAACGGGGGAAAAAGATATTCGAAGTAAAAAATCTTAATGCAGGGAAGATGGTAAGAGATGTAAGCTTCGACTTGTATGAAGGGGAAATCGTAGGAATTGCAGGTTTGATGGGGGCCGGAAGAACAGAGACAACGAGGGCAATCTTCGGAGTGGATGTAAAAGAATCGGGAGAAATTATCCTGGATGGTAAAACGGTTGTAATTCATAAGCCGATGGATGCGATTAAAGCAGGCATTGTTCTTGCTCCGGAAGATAGGAAAAAGGATGGATTATGTACGAAGCTGAGTATAAAAGAGAACATTTCCCTTCCTAATCTGGACATTTTATGCGATAAGCTGGGAATCGTAAACCGGAAAAAAGAAAAAGCCATGACAATGAAAGCGGTCAATGACTTAAGGATAAAAACTCCTAATACAGAAATAAATGCAGGAAGCCTATCGGGAGGCAACCAGCAGAAAGTCGTTGTAGGAAAATGGCTTGCCAGAAATTCAAGAGTAGTTATTTTCGATGAGCCTACGAGGGGAATTGACGTAGCTGCCAAAGTAGAGATTTACAACTTGATGAATGAGTTAAAAAAGCAGGGGATCGGAGTATTATTTGTTTCATCAGAAATGCCTGAGGTTATGGGAATTTCCGATAGAATCATTATAATGTGTGATGGCAAGGTAACGGGAGAAATAAATACAGAAGACGCAACCCAAGACGCTATCCTGAAATATGCAACCAGCTTTGAGAAAAAGGTTGCAGCGCGAGCATAA
- a CDS encoding DUF1284 domain-containing protein: MMNIYKIRAHHGMCLAFFEGKGYSNGFVKHMAEIKGVLDKNPMVRLLERMDEICSACPHNKEKYCESEEKVLRYDSQVLHLCGLEAGREMEWKQFERLVEENIIGAGRRKEICGDCEWSNICHRNS, from the coding sequence ATGATGAACATATATAAAATACGGGCGCATCACGGGATGTGCCTTGCCTTCTTCGAGGGGAAGGGCTATAGCAATGGATTCGTAAAGCATATGGCAGAAATAAAAGGGGTGCTTGATAAAAATCCCATGGTTAGGCTACTTGAAAGAATGGACGAGATATGCAGTGCCTGCCCTCACAATAAAGAGAAATACTGTGAAAGTGAAGAGAAGGTACTTCGATATGATAGTCAGGTGCTCCATCTATGCGGTCTGGAAGCGGGCAGAGAAATGGAATGGAAGCAGTTCGAAAGATTGGTAGAAGAAAATATTATCGGAGCCGGAAGGAGAAAAGAAATTTGCGGTGATTGTGAGTGGAGTAATATCTGTCATAGAAATTCATAA
- a CDS encoding ABC transporter permease: MKRIIAVRGMGQVLTVTVGLIILCIVFGILNPTFASSKNIGNLLRQIAPIILIGIGQSYVLITGNIDLSIGSVVGMSCMISATLMTKGINPWIAVIITILCCLIVGVVNGQLVAKCKLPPFIATLGTMTIARGIAQIVNNNYNTDSIGDAAKGFRDFFYYGKTLGLYNTIWISIILWLIFNFLLSKTRTGRHVYAIGSNVEASKLSGVSIVGTTTKAYIVSAFCASVVGLIICATSGMGTMDAGNMYEMYAVAASVIGGVSTLGGQGILLGTVIGAAIWGVLQNGLQFAGAPVAIRNIVIGIIVVVSVLLDVVVRTGKPRKNKKG; encoded by the coding sequence ATGAAAAGGATAATAGCGGTAAGGGGGATGGGGCAAGTATTAACGGTAACAGTCGGTTTAATTATATTATGTATCGTATTCGGCATCTTGAATCCGACCTTTGCCTCATCTAAAAATATAGGAAATCTATTAAGGCAGATAGCACCGATTATCCTAATCGGTATCGGACAGTCCTATGTGCTGATTACGGGGAATATAGATCTTTCTATCGGTTCCGTAGTGGGAATGAGTTGTATGATCTCGGCTACCCTGATGACAAAAGGCATCAATCCATGGATTGCTGTTATCATAACGATTTTATGCTGTCTTATAGTAGGCGTTGTCAACGGACAGTTGGTCGCGAAATGTAAGTTGCCGCCTTTTATTGCCACACTCGGCACGATGACGATAGCGAGAGGTATCGCTCAAATAGTAAACAATAACTATAATACAGATTCTATTGGCGATGCGGCAAAAGGCTTTCGTGACTTTTTCTACTACGGAAAAACTTTAGGCCTGTATAATACCATCTGGATATCCATAATTTTGTGGCTTATTTTCAACTTCTTGCTTAGCAAGACCCGTACAGGACGGCATGTCTATGCCATCGGCAGTAATGTGGAAGCTTCTAAGCTGTCAGGGGTAAGCATCGTTGGAACTACAACGAAGGCATATATTGTAAGTGCATTTTGCGCCAGTGTAGTAGGCCTTATTATTTGTGCCACTTCAGGAATGGGTACGATGGATGCGGGAAATATGTATGAAATGTACGCGGTAGCGGCATCTGTTATCGGAGGTGTAAGTACTTTAGGAGGGCAGGGAATATTGCTGGGTACGGTTATTGGCGCGGCAATCTGGGGAGTTCTTCAGAACGGACTGCAATTCGCAGGAGCACCGGTAGCTATTAGGAACATAGTAATTGGTATTATCGTTGTTGTCTCGGTATTGCTCGATGTGGTTGTGAGAACAGGAAAGCCGAGAAAAAATAAAAAGGGATAA
- a CDS encoding response regulator transcription factor, which produces MKVIIADDEDKICQLIYRLVDWGQLDMQVEAIVHNGIEALEAIRKYHPDIVITDIRMPGYDGLEMIRRAREIYDDIDIIIISGYRHFEYAQNAIRYGVKEYLLKPIKKTEMTDTLIRIKAAYLEKKERLSTEEQNRITVKNSVDKLRSAFFTEVLFRKEKRKDEITNEIINKEYHYKFKQGFFQIILIKIDGISDSLQSNITYIQDKVLQAVNKRLSDECYEIECIFDRSMCYVMINYGSESKRIIRKKLKTTLDELLLQKDILENLRITLGVGIAKEHISELAISLKTASWAIEQRLILGINKVIEGENVSLNEVADSQLFYDFNKQMIDSLEKLSEPLLVNAIRYLQTSLKNKENTTGHEIIQMAKEAMNLYLFTMKQNKFMIKDAEGLFERFSEDIENIGTVEDIFSYLTRIIIISFRRSIEEKQQEDNKPIRDAKQYMRENFKEAVSLEIVSDYVGFNATYFSSLFKKETGKTFSEYLTELRMEKAKEFLKDTNLSVAAICEEVGYSDNKHFTKSFAKYTNLKPNEYRKIYS; this is translated from the coding sequence ATGAAAGTTATTATTGCCGATGATGAAGATAAGATCTGCCAATTAATTTATAGATTAGTAGATTGGGGACAATTGGATATGCAAGTGGAAGCCATTGTTCATAATGGAATAGAAGCGCTGGAAGCGATTCGCAAGTATCATCCTGATATTGTTATCACAGATATTAGGATGCCGGGATATGACGGGCTGGAAATGATAAGAAGAGCCAGAGAAATCTATGATGATATCGATATTATAATTATCAGCGGATACAGGCACTTTGAATATGCGCAGAATGCTATTCGCTACGGGGTAAAAGAATATCTGTTAAAACCGATTAAAAAAACGGAAATGACAGATACACTGATCAGAATCAAAGCAGCATATTTAGAAAAGAAGGAACGTCTTTCTACGGAAGAGCAGAATCGTATAACAGTTAAAAATAGTGTGGATAAATTAAGATCCGCTTTTTTTACGGAGGTATTATTCCGAAAAGAAAAAAGAAAAGATGAAATAACAAATGAAATCATCAATAAAGAATACCACTATAAGTTTAAGCAGGGATTCTTTCAGATTATTTTAATTAAGATAGATGGAATCAGCGATTCCTTACAAAGTAATATTACATATATTCAAGATAAGGTACTACAAGCGGTAAATAAAAGGCTATCCGATGAATGTTATGAAATAGAATGTATTTTTGATAGAAGTATGTGTTACGTGATGATTAACTATGGCAGCGAAAGCAAAAGAATTATTCGTAAAAAGTTAAAAACCACTTTGGATGAATTACTTTTGCAAAAGGATATTTTAGAAAACCTTAGAATTACATTAGGAGTAGGAATTGCAAAAGAGCACATATCCGAACTTGCCATTTCTTTAAAGACAGCATCCTGGGCGATCGAACAAAGACTTATTCTCGGTATCAACAAGGTCATTGAAGGGGAGAACGTATCTCTGAATGAAGTAGCGGATAGTCAGTTGTTCTATGACTTTAATAAACAGATGATAGATTCGTTGGAAAAGTTGAGTGAGCCTTTACTTGTAAATGCAATTCGCTATTTACAGACATCGTTGAAGAATAAAGAGAATACGACAGGTCATGAAATCATTCAGATGGCCAAAGAGGCGATGAATCTTTATTTATTTACGATGAAGCAGAATAAGTTCATGATAAAAGATGCCGAAGGCCTTTTTGAAAGATTCAGTGAGGATATCGAGAATATAGGAACTGTGGAAGATATTTTCTCTTATTTGACCCGCATAATTATTATATCGTTCAGAAGATCGATAGAGGAGAAGCAGCAGGAGGATAATAAACCTATCAGAGATGCCAAGCAGTATATGAGAGAGAATTTCAAGGAAGCAGTATCCCTGGAGATTGTAAGTGATTATGTGGGATTTAATGCGACTTACTTCAGCTCATTGTTCAAGAAAGAAACGGGGAAGACCTTTTCCGAATATTTAACAGAGCTTCGTATGGAAAAGGCAAAGGAATTTCTGAAAGATACCAACTTAAGTGTTGCAGCTATTTGTGAGGAAGTAGGATATAGCGATAATAAGCATTTTACAAAAAGTTTTGCGAAATATACGAACTTGAAACCGAACGAATATAGAAAAATATATTCATGA
- a CDS encoding ATP-binding cassette domain-containing protein — translation MKKEVLRMENVITEGNDMTNLDNFNLHIFQGEIFGLIGINEHGKERLIQLILRNTPIKFGRIYFSGLQVNSYRHTEESQNKVYLLGQNSRLVDNLTVTDNIFVLRKGFKKYCISKKVLANQLMLLLQEIEVKVNPRAFGKELTEYERCIVEVLKAIIQGTKLIIVDDISNVLSTRDLENFKNLLVKVAHRGYTVLYFGNHHEEVFPFCHRAAFMEDGKIIKVFDKKDMKEENVIPYTISFEDKDKKILEENRGNIYFHNISTENLRHLSFGVRPGECVVLYDKSKKSQQDIISCICGEKELESGSIELNREVIDKKNLRKKSKANFGIIGEQAIETMLFYDMSYIDNLSFLLDFKTPHVRISENVKRSIQREYVKELGEEVYVTDIKALDKKSLYNIVYYRIHLLNPKVVFIVQPFTNADMYVRRHIIHLIRTLKRKGISVVILTFTISDSLFVADKLLLMEDGMVKEEYLPDAFGSIKISI, via the coding sequence GTGAAGAAAGAAGTTTTGCGCATGGAAAATGTCATTACAGAAGGAAATGATATGACTAATCTGGATAACTTTAACTTGCATATTTTCCAGGGAGAGATCTTTGGATTAATAGGAATTAATGAGCATGGGAAGGAAAGGCTCATACAATTAATTCTCAGAAACACACCGATCAAGTTTGGAAGGATTTACTTTTCCGGTCTTCAGGTCAATAGCTACCGCCATACAGAAGAGAGCCAGAATAAGGTGTATTTATTGGGGCAAAACAGTAGATTGGTAGATAATCTTACGGTGACGGATAATATCTTCGTGCTTAGAAAAGGATTCAAAAAATACTGTATCAGTAAAAAGGTTCTGGCTAATCAGCTCATGCTCTTGTTGCAGGAGATAGAGGTTAAGGTGAATCCGAGGGCATTCGGTAAGGAATTGACAGAATATGAACGGTGTATTGTCGAAGTGCTGAAGGCTATTATTCAAGGAACTAAGTTAATTATAGTGGATGATATCAGCAATGTTCTGAGCACAAGGGATTTGGAGAACTTCAAGAATCTACTCGTTAAGGTGGCACATAGAGGATATACCGTTTTATACTTCGGCAACCACCATGAGGAGGTCTTCCCTTTCTGTCATAGAGCAGCTTTTATGGAAGACGGGAAGATCATAAAGGTCTTTGATAAGAAAGATATGAAGGAAGAAAACGTGATCCCTTATACGATTTCCTTTGAGGATAAGGATAAGAAGATACTGGAAGAGAACAGAGGAAATATTTATTTTCATAATATTTCCACAGAGAACTTGAGGCATCTGTCTTTCGGTGTGCGCCCGGGAGAATGCGTAGTATTGTACGATAAGAGCAAAAAGTCTCAGCAGGATATCATTTCTTGTATCTGCGGTGAAAAGGAATTGGAGAGCGGTTCCATAGAGTTGAATAGAGAAGTGATAGATAAGAAGAACCTTAGAAAGAAAAGTAAGGCCAACTTTGGTATTATCGGAGAACAGGCTATCGAAACGATGTTGTTTTATGATATGAGCTATATTGACAATCTGAGCTTTCTGTTAGACTTTAAAACCCCTCATGTAAGAATATCGGAGAATGTAAAAAGAAGTATTCAGAGAGAATACGTGAAGGAACTGGGTGAGGAAGTATATGTAACCGATATTAAGGCTCTGGATAAGAAATCTCTTTATAATATCGTTTACTACCGCATACATTTACTTAATCCTAAAGTGGTTTTTATCGTTCAGCCATTTACTAATGCCGATATGTACGTAAGAAGGCATATCATTCATTTGATCAGAACGCTTAAGAGAAAAGGAATTTCCGTTGTTATCCTAACCTTCACCATTTCGGACTCCTTGTTTGTAGCGGACAAGCTATTGTTGATGGAAGACGGAATGGTAAAGGAAGAGTATCTTCCGGATGCCTTTGGCAGTATTAAGATAAGTATATAA
- a CDS encoding AraC family transcriptional regulator, translated as MRVFDGLQLIKESKEEVLPGVTFDFPYLASYVEFSKYTITYTSWHWHKEVELFYIEKGSLEYYTPQGKVIFPERSGGIINSNVLHMTRQPVNEKSTIQKLHIFDPALIGGRPGSLAEQKYIRPFITSPSIEILGFYEGQHEEILEKIRNSFKVNKEDFAYEIKLNETLSGIWYHLLQIAQTLPQEKKVNGKVNEKLKTMINYIHEHYDQKLAVEEIARAAFISERECYRSFKEHMRITPVEYLNNYRLQIACHLLANGRESITFISNACGLGSSSYFGKIFRENFGCTPAEYRQKWQNNDNNCR; from the coding sequence TTGCGAGTTTTTGATGGATTGCAATTGATAAAGGAGAGTAAAGAAGAGGTGCTTCCGGGAGTGACATTTGACTTCCCATACCTTGCTTCTTATGTTGAATTCAGTAAATATACGATAACGTATACATCGTGGCATTGGCATAAGGAGGTAGAATTATTCTACATTGAAAAAGGAAGTCTGGAATATTATACGCCTCAAGGTAAAGTAATCTTTCCTGAAAGAAGCGGTGGAATCATTAATTCCAATGTTCTTCATATGACAAGGCAGCCGGTGAACGAGAAAAGTACGATTCAAAAACTTCATATCTTTGATCCTGCTTTAATTGGAGGAAGGCCGGGAAGTTTGGCAGAGCAGAAATATATTCGTCCTTTTATTACGTCTCCATCGATTGAAATCCTTGGATTTTATGAGGGACAGCATGAAGAGATCTTAGAAAAAATAAGAAATTCTTTTAAAGTGAATAAGGAAGATTTCGCATACGAAATTAAATTAAATGAAACACTTTCCGGCATATGGTATCATCTTTTGCAAATAGCGCAGACGCTTCCTCAAGAGAAGAAAGTAAATGGAAAGGTAAATGAAAAGTTAAAAACAATGATAAATTACATTCACGAGCACTATGATCAGAAACTAGCGGTGGAAGAAATTGCCCGGGCAGCGTTTATCAGTGAGAGGGAATGTTATCGGTCTTTTAAAGAGCATATGCGAATAACTCCGGTAGAATATCTAAATAACTATAGGCTACAGATAGCATGTCATTTATTGGCTAATGGCAGGGAATCCATCACTTTTATAAGTAATGCTTGCGGCCTTGGAAGCAGTAGCTATTTTGGGAAGATTTTCCGGGAAAATTTTGGATGTACTCCAGCCGAGTATAGACAAAAATGGCAGAATAATGATAATAATTGTCGTTAA
- a CDS encoding Crp/Fnr family transcriptional regulator, with amino-acid sequence MERYRDTMKGYSKIVKENPLFTGIEENEIEEMFHALGAYVETYEKEEFIFRMGEHVDLLGIVLRGNAHIVKEDFWGNRNILTKIGPGEIFAETYACLHSEELGVDVIAAEKSEVLFLNIYKVTGMHKAEERFHHILIRNLLDVLAGKNLMLTSKMGHMTQRSTREKILSYLSEQSRKAHSAQFIIPFDRQQMADYLSVDRSALSKELSKLQKEGLIAYEKNRFTITIKR; translated from the coding sequence GTGGAAAGGTATAGAGATACGATGAAGGGATATAGCAAGATAGTTAAAGAAAATCCCCTCTTTACAGGAATTGAGGAGAATGAAATTGAAGAAATGTTCCATGCGCTAGGGGCCTATGTGGAAACATATGAAAAGGAAGAATTTATTTTTCGGATGGGGGAACATGTAGATCTGTTGGGGATTGTGCTTCGGGGCAATGCTCATATCGTAAAAGAAGATTTTTGGGGAAATAGAAATATTCTGACAAAGATAGGACCGGGAGAAATATTTGCGGAAACTTATGCATGCCTTCATTCGGAGGAACTAGGTGTGGATGTAATTGCCGCTGAGAAATCAGAGGTACTTTTTCTTAATATTTATAAGGTTACAGGGATGCATAAGGCAGAAGAAAGATTTCACCATATTCTGATTCGGAATCTCCTCGATGTACTTGCCGGTAAGAATCTTATGTTGACATCCAAAATGGGCCATATGACACAAAGAAGTACAAGAGAGAAGATTCTTTCCTATTTATCGGAACAATCCAGAAAGGCACATAGTGCCCAGTTCATTATTCCTTTTGACAGACAGCAGATGGCAGATTATCTTTCTGTGGATAGAAGTGCTCTCTCCAAGGAGCTAAGCAAGCTACAGAAAGAAGGACTTATCGCCTATGAAAAGAATAGATTTACCATTACTATAAAGCGGTAG
- a CDS encoding sensor histidine kinase — translation MIIIVNRDKKYLIENIKLWFFLLSVFHVLVAGAMLVIAFRVEGFRIIFILCLVIQAFLAYSGYLLVYRKYKQIDKMIKLYMEGYLVHNLLEESVNISPNVNKALRMLGEGLNRTEVLNISKKQAQYLALQNQINPHFLYNTLESIRSEALCSGMDGVASMTEALATFFRYTISNVDKLVTLEDELSNIENYYIIQQYRFGDKLSFSIEYDEEEDDLSALNLFLPKLVLQPIVENSIYHGIEPKIGKGNLRIRIDCTYDRLIIRISDDGMGIPGEILEELNNKLLTNSMEDLVETKREKKGGIAIINVNNRIKLLFGEEYGVYIYSTKGVGTDVEITLPVITEQG, via the coding sequence GTGATTATTATTGTGAATAGAGATAAGAAGTATCTGATCGAGAATATAAAACTTTGGTTTTTTTTATTATCTGTATTTCATGTGCTGGTTGCAGGTGCCATGCTGGTCATAGCGTTTCGGGTGGAGGGATTCCGTATCATTTTTATCCTTTGTCTGGTGATACAGGCTTTCCTTGCTTACTCAGGCTATCTATTAGTGTATAGAAAATATAAACAAATTGATAAAATGATTAAACTATATATGGAAGGATATTTAGTACATAATCTGCTTGAGGAAAGTGTGAATATCAGCCCCAATGTCAATAAGGCATTGCGTATGCTTGGAGAAGGCCTGAACAGAACGGAGGTTTTAAATATCTCTAAGAAGCAGGCTCAGTACCTTGCGCTTCAGAATCAAATTAATCCTCATTTTCTATATAATACTTTGGAGAGCATCCGAAGCGAGGCTCTTTGCAGCGGAATGGACGGGGTGGCATCCATGACGGAGGCACTTGCTACATTTTTCCGATATACGATATCGAATGTGGATAAGTTGGTGACATTGGAAGATGAACTCTCGAATATAGAGAACTATTACATTATTCAGCAGTACAGGTTCGGAGATAAGCTAAGTTTTAGCATAGAATATGACGAGGAAGAAGATGATTTATCCGCTTTGAATCTTTTTCTTCCCAAGCTGGTATTACAGCCGATTGTGGAGAATTCCATTTACCACGGAATAGAACCTAAGATAGGAAAAGGGAATCTGAGGATTCGTATAGACTGTACTTATGATCGTTTGATTATCCGAATATCGGATGATGGAATGGGGATACCGGGTGAAATCTTGGAGGAATTGAATAATAAGCTACTTACAAATTCCATGGAAGATCTAGTGGAAACGAAGCGGGAGAAAAAGGGCGGCATTGCCATTATTAATGTAAATAATCGAATTAAGCTATTATTCGGAGAAGAGTACGGTGTATATATTTATAGTACAAAGGGTGTCGGAACGGATGTAGAAATTACATTGCCGGTAATTACAGAGCAGGGATAG